Proteins from a genomic interval of Medicago truncatula cultivar Jemalong A17 chromosome 3, MtrunA17r5.0-ANR, whole genome shotgun sequence:
- the LOC11415350 gene encoding putative disease resistance RPP13-like protein 1, producing the protein MAAVLIGGAFLAATLQTLTDKLASIEFRDYITKTELNESLIDEMETSLLTLEVVLDDAEEKQILKPRIKQWLDRLKDAIYDAEDLFNQISYNALRCKMEKKQAINSEMDQNITDQFRNLLSTTNSNEEINSEMKKIYKRLQTFVQQSTAIGLQHTVSGRVSHRLPSSSVVNESVMVGRKDDKETIMNMLLSQRDTTHNAIGVVAILGMGGLGKTTLAQLVYNDKEVQQHFDMRAWACVSEDFDIMRVTKSLLESVTSTTWDSNNLDVLRVELKKHSREKRFLFVLDDLWNDSYDDWDELVSPFIDGKPGSMVIITTRQEKVAEVAHTFPIHELKLLSNEDCWSLLSKHALRVGEFHRTRNSTFEEIGRKIARKCGGLPIAAKTIGGLLGSKVDIIEWTTILNSNVWNLPNDKILPTLHLSYQCLPSHLKICFAYCSIFPKGHTHDRKKLVLLWMAEGFLDYSHGEKTMEELGDDCFAELLSRSLIQQSNDNGRGEKFFMHDLVNDLATVVSGKSCCRFECGNISENVRHVSYIQEEYDIVTKFKPFHNLKCLRTFLPIHVWRCNNYLSFKVVDDLIPSLKRLRVLSLSKYKNITKLPDTIGKLVQLRYLDLSFTEIESLPDATCNLYNLQTLILSSCEGLTKLPVHIGNLVQLQYLDLSFTEIESLPDATCNLYNLKTLILSSCESLTELPLHIGNLVSLRHLDISETNISKLPMEMLKLTNLQTLTLFLVGKPYVGLSIKELSRFTNLRRKLIIKNLENIVDATEACDANLKSKDQIEELEMIWGKQSEDSQKVKVLLDMLQPPINLKSLNICLYGGTSFSSWLGNSSFCNLVSLVITDCEYCAILPPLGQLPSLKDLEIFGMKMLETIGPEFYYVQIEEGSESFFQPFPSLERIKFNNMPNWNQWLPFEGINFVFPRLRTMELDDCPELKGHLPSDLPCIEEIMIKGCANLLDTPPTLDWLPSVKKININGLGSDASSMMFPFYSLQKLTIDGFSSPMSFPIGSLPNTLKFLIISNCENLEFLPHEYLDNSTYLEELTISYSCNSMISFTLGSLPILKSMFFEGCKNLKSISIAEDASEKSLSFLRSIKIWDCNELESFPSGGLATPNLVYIALWKCEKLHSLPEAMTDLTGLKEMEIDNLPNVQSFVIDDLPSSLQELTVGSVGGIMWKTEPTWEHLTCLSVLRISGNDMVNSLMASLLPASLLRLRVCGLTDTNLDGKWFLHLSSLRNLEIVNAPKLESLPNEGLPTSISVLSLTRCPLLEAGLQSKQGKEWHKILHIPAIIIDDKLIT; encoded by the coding sequence ATGGCTGCAGTTTTGATTGGAGGTGCATTTCTGGCTGCTACTCTTCAAACCTTAACGGACAAACTAGCTTCAATCGAGTTTCGTGATTATATCACAAAAACAGAGTTGAATGAATCATTGATAGATGAGATGGAAACAAGTCTACTTACTCTTGAGGTTGTACTAGATGATGCAGAGGAGAAgcagatcctcaaacccagaaTCAAACAATGGTTGGATCGGTTAAAAGATGCAATCTATGATGCTGAGGATTTGTTCAATCAAATCAGCTACAATGCCCTACGATGCAAGATGGAGAAGAAACAAGCGATCAATTCTGAAATGGATCAGAATATTACAGATCAGTTTCGGAACTTGCTTTCAACTACAAACTCAAATGAAGAGATCAATTCTGAAATGAAGAAGATTTATAAAAGGCTGCAAACTTTTGTCCAGCAGAGCACCGCCATCGGCTTGCAACACACTGTAAGTGGTAGAGTTTCTCATAGACTGCCTTCAAGTTCAGTGGTAAATGAATCTGTCATGGTGGGTAGGAAGGATGACAAAGAGACAATAATGAACATGTTGCTGTCACAGAGAGACACAACCCATAATGCTATAGGTGTTGTTGCAATTTTGGGCATGGGAGGTTTAGGAAAAACTACCCTTGCTCAACTTGTTTACAATGATAAAGAagttcaacaacattttgataTGAGGGCGTGGGCTTGTGTGTCCGaggattttgatattatgaGAGTAACCAAGTCTCTCCTTGAATCTGTCACTTCCACAACTTGGGATAGCAATAATCTTGATGTCCTTCGAGTTGAGTTAAAGAAACATTCAAGGGAGAAaagatttttgtttgtattgGATGATCTGTGGAATGACAGTTATGATGATTGGGATGAGCTAGTAAGTCCCTTCATTGATGGAAAACCTGGAAGCATGGTGATTATAACAACGCGCCAAGAAAAAGTAGCTGAGGTGGCACACACATTTCCTATACATGAACTAAAACTTCTATCAAATGAAGATTGTTGGTCGTTACTCTCAAAGCATGCATTGAGAGTTGGTGAGTTTCACCGTACTAGAAACTCAACCTTTGAAGAAATAGGCAGGAAGATTGCAAGAAAGTGTGGAGGATTGCCAATAGCTGCTAAAACAATAGGAGGACTTCTAGGTTCGAAGGTAGATATAATAGAGTGGACAACAATTTTGAATAGCAATGTATGGAACTTACCAAATGATAAAATTCTTCCTACTTTGCATTTGAGTTATCAATGTCTTCCCTCTCATTTGAAAATATGTTTTGCATATTGTTCTATTTTTCCAAAGGGTCACACACATGACAGGAAGAAATTGGTTTTGCTGTGGATGGCAGAAGGCTTTCTTGATTATTCACATGGGGAGAAAACGATGGAAGAATTAGGTGATGATTGCTTTGCTGAATTATTGTCCAGATCcttaattcaacaatcaaatgATAATGGTCGTGGAGAAAAGTTTTTCATGCATGACCTTGTCAATGATTTGGCTACAGTCGTATCTGGAAAAAGTTGTTGCAGGTTTGAATGTGGTAATATCTCTGAAAATGTTCGTCATGTTTCATATATTCAAGAAGAGTATGACATCGTAACAAAGTTTAAGCCTTTCCACAATTTGAAATGCTTGCGAACCTTTCTACCTATTCACGTTTGGAGGTGCAACAATTACTTATCCTTCAAGGTGGTTGATGATTTGATACCATCACTCAAAAGGTTGCGCGTGTTATCTCTATCAAAGTATAAAAACATCACCAAGCTACCTGATACAATTGGCAAGTTAGTGCAATTGCGATATCTAGATCTCTCATTCACTGAAATTGAAAGCTTGCCTGATGCAACATGTAACCTTTACAATTTGCAGACCTTGATTTTATCAAGTTGTGAGGGTCTCACTAAATTGCCAGTACATATTGGAAATTTAGTACAATTGCAGTATCTAGATCTCTCCTTCACTGAAATCGAAAGCTTGCCGGATGCAACATGCAACCTTTACAATTTGAAGACCTTGATTTTATCAAGTTGTGAGAGTCTCACTGAATTGCCGCTACATATTGGAAATTTAGTCAGTTTACGTCACCTTGATATAAGTGAGACTAACATAAGTAAGTTGCCTATGGAAATGCTGAAACTAACAAACCTTCAAACTCTAACCCTTTTTTTAGTGGGTAAGCCCTATGTAGGGTTAAGTATCAAAGAGCTAAGTAGATTCACAAACCTACGGCGAAAACTTATTATtaagaacttggaaaatattgttGATGCCACAGAGGCATGTGATGCCAACCTTAAAAGCAAAGACCAAATTGAGGAGTTAGAGATGATATGGGGAAAACAAAGTGAAGATTCACAAAAAGTGAAAGTATTGCTAGATATGTTGCAACCACCAATAAATTTGAAGAGTCTGAATATTTGCTTGTATGGTGGGACAAGCTTTTCGAGTTGGTTAGGAAATTCTTCGTTTTGTAACTTGGTGTCCCTCGTAATCACTGATTGTGAATATTGTGCGATACTTCCACCACTTGGGCAACTACCTTCTCTCAAGGACCTAGAAATATTTGGAATGAAGATGTTGGAGACAATTGGCCCGGAGTTCTATTATGTCCAGATTGAAGAAGGCTCTGAATCTTTCTTCCAACCATTTCCATCCCTTGAGCGCATAAAATTTAACAACATGCCAAATTGGAATCAATGGCTTCCCTTTGAaggaataaattttgtttttcctcgACTTAGAACTATGGAGTTAGATGATTGTCCTGAACTAAAGGGGCATTTGCCTAGTGACCTTCCTTGCATAGAAGAAATTATGATAAAAGGTTGTGCGAATCTATTGGATACACCACCTACTTTGGATTGGTTGCCgtcagtaaaaaaaattaatatcaatgGTCTTGGGAGTGATGCTTCAAGTATGATGTTCCCTTTTTACTCTCTTCAAAAATTGACCATAGACGGTTTTTCATCTCCGATGTCTTTCCCAATAGGCAGTCTTCCAAACACCTTGAAATTTCTCATAATTAGTAACTGTGAGAATCTAGAGTTCCTTCCTCATGAATACTTGGACAATTCCACATATCTTGAGGAATTAACAATATCTTATAGCTGTAATTCAATGATATCATTTACCTTGGGATCTCTCCCTATCCTCAAGAGTATGTTTTTTGAGGGTTGTAAAAATCTGAAATCGATATCAATTGCAGAAGACGCGTCAGAGAAGAGTCTCTCATTTCTTAGAAGCATTAAAATATGGGACTGTAATGAACTTGAATCATTTCCCTCAGGTGGATTGGCTACTCCAAACCTTGTTTATATTGCATTGTGGAAGTGTGAGAAGCTTCATTCACTGCCAGAAGCAATGACCGATCTTACTGGCCTTAAAGAAATGGAAATTGATAATCTACCAAATGTTCAATCTTTTGTCATAGATGATTTGCCTAGCAGTTTACAGGAACTGACTGTTGGCTCTGTTGGAGGGATTATGTGGAAAACTGAGCCAACTTGGGAACATCTCACTTGTCTTTCAGTGTTGCGAATAAGCGGTAATGATATGGTGAACTCGCTAATGGCGTCATTGCTACCTGCATCTCTTCTGAGACTACGCGTTTGTGGTCTTACTGATACAAACTTGGATGGGAAGTGGTTTTTACATCTCAGTTCTCTCCGAAACCTTGAGATTGTTAACGCTCCCAAACTCGAGTCGTTGCCAAACGAAGGATTGCCTACCTCTATTTCTGTACTAAGTTTAACTCGCTGTCCATTACTTGAAGCAGGGTTGCAGAGCAAGCAAGGGAAAGAGTGGCATAAGATTCTTCACATACCTGCCATAATTATTGATGACAAATTAATCACATGA